Genomic segment of Primulina tabacum isolate GXHZ01 chromosome 11, ASM2559414v2, whole genome shotgun sequence:
CTACTCGAAAGGTCCAGCACATACCCTTTGTCTCGTTTCATATAACATTTTCAATTTATTACCATAACTTATAACACCAAAGGCTCAATCTTGGTTCCTAAGTTGCAAAAACGATATGTTACTGGTAGGAGTAATAATAGCAAGTTTTCAACATATCATAAGTCACTACACAAATAGCCAAACGCACATAAAATACAAGTATGTGCAATCATATAGCATccatttctgaaaattcttattGCAAAAACTCTCTTGGATCGGTCACAAAACCAGTCAAGGCCGATGCAGCAGCTGTATATGGAGAAGCTAGATATATCTGTCCTTTGTGACCCATGCGGCCAGGGAAGTTACGGTTGGTGGTAGACACACAAACCTGTTAACAGtcaaaaatcacaaaaaaacaatttgaatgttggaattaaacatgagacaAGTTCAAAGACGTACAGTTTAAGGATAGAATGTAATATATTTCAAGAATAGTCATATTTTTCTATCCTATATACGACAAATTTgtaagaatttttatgcattCCATTGTCAAATTGAGCAAGAATTACAAAATCAGCATATCTATCCAAAAGCATAGGAGTTTTCTTGGGTTGTCCCTTCAAAACCAATTAACAAAAGTTCTGATTCATCCATTGTTCTAAAAAATTCAAGATACAAGAAGCAGCTCATGAGTGGCAACACAGAAATCATGTATCTTAAGCCATGCTGGTGCATAAAGGTGATAAAGCGCAGCTGAGCAGTCTTGTTTACCTTAGGTTCATTCATGCGTGCATAAGTGTCTTTGGGACCTCCCAAACAAGCACCACAGCTCGGGCTCGTAGGTGTATCACAACCAGCTTCCTCAAATATCTGGGAGCAAGTTTTTCCACCAGATCCTGGGACTGGAAGACTGTATACATCCATCCACacctaaaaaaattaaaacatttaattacgaGGAAAAATAATCTTCTGGACGATTTGAAACATACTGTACGAAGCAACAAACAATTCATGTGCATCAATATACCTTTTGTGTTGCTGGAACAAGGAATGTTGGAACTTTGACCTTTTTACCCTGGGGAACAGGATCGAGTTTAATCTCACCAAAATTTTGGAAATGGTTAAATATTATTTGCAGTTGGCATCATAATAAAACAAAATGAGAAATAAAAATACACACCGAAGCCAGAAAAACTTTTGCAGCAGCCATAAAATCCTCTGTTTTTCCACCAGTACAAGATCCGATATAAACTCTGTCGATTTTCACATCTTTGCACTCTCTGGCTAACGCACGATTATCGGGAGAATGAGGCTGAGATATCATAAGAAACAGGTCAATAGAATTGCATAAAGATCTGAAATACCACCGAACaaacaaaattcagaaaagaaaGGCGCATTGACTGATTACTTAAAACTTAAAAAGCATAAGCTGCCCgagatttgatataaaaaaaatgtaactCGATTTTTTAAGACCCATTTTTTTCAAGGCTTTATCAACAGTGCATACTGAAAGAGGTCAAAGTGACTTCTACAACTCACCTTAGCCACAACAGGCTCCAACTTTGAGATGTCAAATCTGTATTCGGAAAGAAatctgaaaaaaaattaaaattatcagaTTAGCATGATAACATAACTTTCCAATTATCAGACACAACAAATTTTCCAAATATAAGCCCAAAATATAAATCTGACCAATTGATCAATATATGATAGCACGCGTTGCAGCATTACaaacttaaaaatctaaaaaactTTTAGTCAAGCTAAATCTAAATTGCTCCCGCAAAACATCTTATAAAGAACTTATTTTACGTAAATGCAGATATTTTAAAACGTCTTCAACTCCCAACCAAGATGAGATATGCCGCTTAAGTACCAATAGTGAGAGAGACTGCTCCGCTTCCTTCTCACATTTTAGGGTAGGGACTTCCACTGCGAGAACACGGTCAAatgaaattaaagaaaaacatcAACCACTATGCAAGGACACAAAAATATTTCTACCATAATCAGAAGCTCACTATTTGCTAGCTGGGACTAATTTATCTGAGTGTACCGTTCAATGAAGAAAAAAGGTGTTTGATATGCCTCTGGTGTGGAAAGTGAGAAAAATTCCAATAGAAGTTATTTATTATAGTTTGTTAAGATATTTGTCAGATCCGATTTTTTTCAGCATCGAGCATCTAAACTTTCTATGTTCcgattgaaataaaaataattcattATTGTCATTTGTTCTGTTCGACTTCGCCTTATAAGTGACTCAATTATTTGCGACTGGGAGTATTTTGTTCTATTTATTGTATTTTGCTCCCAGcactttataattttaaaatgaatatgttGTGTGCTTTAGATTTTGTCTTCACGATGCCAGTGTAGAATTTTATTTCCTTATACGCCATGTTCTGGCTTCTGAGATTAAGAGCTTGTGGCCATAGCTCATCACCGCGGACAGCCCTTTCTGCCTAATCTTGGATCTCCAGCGGCACAGTGAGTCGCACAATAAATAGGAATATGAATTTGCACACCAAAAAACTAAATGAGAGTCCAGGGTAGTAGCAAAAAATTAGGAAACATGATTGTGAATAAACataagttttgatatatataacaTTTTCCACTACAATTAGAAATTGATAAAGGCAGGTCACTTTAACGTGACCAACTATTACAGTGAATAGGCAGTTAATGAAAGTCATTTTATAGTAACATAAAATACTTAAATAGTTCACAAAAAGCATAGCAAATATTAAATGGAAACTTGCCCAGACATGGGATAGAAACCTACCTTGCTTGTCCATCACTATAAACTGGTTCATAGGGAATAGATGTCTTGTCCTGAGATTTAGAAAACAAAACTGTATTATTGTCCATGAAGAAAACAAAGAATATACATTTCTTTTAACCTATAAACCAAAAAAGAAAACAATTTAGTTCAAGGAGACTTAAAGAAAGAGATTCTCCAACATTTTGTGTGCTTGAGAGGGTCGCATTTCATTGAATAAGTAGTATGCCATACTAACTTGAAGATATTTATCTGTGGTACTATCTGCAGGGACAACACCATTCTTTCCCCCAGCTTCAACAACCATATTGCATAGTGTCATTCTTTCTTCCATCTTTAAAAAACAAAACCGAGATTGAAGAGCATGTTCATTATTGAACCAGGAGAGTTAAATATCTTAAAATGCCGGTAAACGGAGAGAGGAACTTACAGTTAAACTCTCAACAGTAGAACCAAGAAACTCCATTGCTTTATATGTTGCACCAGCCACTGAAATTTCACCAATTATCTACACAAGATGCCATAACTAGGTGAAATAAATCAAGCTTCCAATTTCTAAACCATTAGATAATCATTACTAAATTACACTTACTTGCAAGATCAAATCTTTTGCAAGCAAATAATCAGGCATCTCTCCATCCATCACAAATCTCAATAGTAGGAGGCACCTGCACAGCAATGGAGTACAACACTCCTTTAACTCACCTCTCCAGTGCAAAGAAAGATACGATTCACGTAAACTTGTGCCAACGGCAGCAGAATGCTAAATTATAATCATGACAAGGAGAATagctttattttttaaacagtAAAGAACCCTAAAAAAGTCGAGGcaatgtttgaatttttttttccgaaCACCAATTTCATCACTCTAAAATCAAAACGATACTATTATctcatttttgttaaaaaatactatcatctcattttcatttcattttctaaaaactCATTTTCACATCACCCACCATGTTCGTTAACACCAACCATGTTCATTAGTTTTAATTCAGAATTTCATCTCTCCCAGAATATATCCTATTACTATATCATACTATACCACAATACAGgattttttacaattttcaattatatatacataacacTGAATAACAATTCCAGACAAAAACGTACATGATTTGGccactaaaaaaattatttttctaaaaacaaaaccaaaaattCATTTCATCACTAGATATATTTTCTGAAAACAAAAAGCCAGAAACACTGAAAAGGCGGACGCAACAAAATCCAAATACAcccttaaaatttttcttttgcaAATTTTGAACTTGTAGGTTTCGATTCTTGACGTGGGCAcaaaatattcaatttcacaTACCATGTCAAGTGCTGAagtaaaatcaagaaaacaagacAGCAGGATGCCGTAGATAATACTGTTAACATGTAAAAATGACATCATCTGTCCACAAAATGACTCTTTCAAAGATCTCTTCCCAGATCTATAAGTGCAAGAATTTGCGTTTTTCAATTATACATTGATTCTAAGCATCCTTCAATGCAAATAAAATGGTCAGAATAAATAGGATGAATAAAGAagatccaaaaaaaaaatacagcagacATACCTTGAGCAGAAGTTTTCCAGTACCAAGCACAAAACCAGCATCTGTATTTCCAATTCCAGTAGAAAATTGACCAAATGCCCCAGCAGTACATGTATGAGAGTCTGTACCCAGTAGAAcctaaaagaaaagaaagataaACCAATAAGTGCTACGAAGAGCAATGCAAAAAACAGGACTCAAGaagttttaagaaaatgaaacCTCTCCAGGTCTGCAATGACCTTCTTGTGCAAGAGCCACATGGCACACACCTTTGTAATCTGGATTGGCCTGCAATGCCAGTGTCTCAGATATAGactttattatattatacaaACATAAAAGGACAGCAAATATTTCAGAGGATAAATAACTGCACCTTAAAGTTCCCAAGATCTTTAATGTCATAGAAGTACTTAATATCTTGCTCATTGCAGAAATCCCTCAGGATATCCACATTCCGGTTTGCTCGATCATCAGCTGTGAATATATAATGATCTGGAATTATTACAATTTTTTCACGGTCCCAGACCTGACGTATGATGCATCGGACAAGAAAAAACATGAGAATTATCAGTTAAAAATATAGGAATTATCAGGCCATACCGTATTAGCAAAAAATATCGTCGATCTAATGAACATATCGCACGAAAACCAAAGGCAATCAGTGATGACAAGGAAAAACATGAGAATTATTAGTTAAAATTATAGGAATTAATAGGTTATACCAGcacgtcctcgaaacttgaacCAACTTGATCCTTAAAAAGATAGGGATACCGTGTTGGCATCTATTCTTCTAGTTCCCAAGTACCTTCTTTTTTAGTATGATTAGATCATTGTATTTTGACGTATCGAGTGTTTCGTCGCCTAAGTGCATAGTCCTTCGTGTCCAGAATTCGAATAGGAACTTCTTCGTACTTTAATTCCTCGTTTAAGTTCCCTACAATCAGGAGTTGTCCcgcttcaagaatatgactagAATCCAGAATATATCTCTTTAGTTGCGACACATGGAAGACATTATGAATTATTGACATATTTGGTGGGAATGCTAATATGCAAGCAAGTGTTACCAATTACTCTAGAATTTTGAAAGGTCCTAAGCATCTAAGATTTAGCTTCCGAGCTTTATAGAATTGGACAACTCTTTTTAATGGGGAAACTTTTACACAAGCTATTTCTCCAACCACAAACTCTACTGGTTTCCTCTTTAGGTCAGCCCAACTTTTATGTCGATCTTGCACAATTTTGAGTCTTTGCTTGATGATTGCTACTTTGTCCACTATtgtttgaataagctcgtgTCCAGTGATTGCTTTCTCTCCTACATCATCTCAGTATAGAGGTGATCGACGTCTTCGTCCATATAGGGTCTGGTATAGAGCCATTCCAATTCTATTGTGATAGTTGTTATTGTAAGCAAACTCAATTAAGGGTAAATGCTCGCTCCAATTCCCGCTGAAATCTAGGGCACatgccctcaacatatcttccaGAGTTTGTGTTGTCTCACGGTTTGGTCATCCGTTTGTGGGTGATAGGCCGTGCTAAGAGTCGCCTTAGTTTCCATAGCTTCTTGAAATGTCAACTTATGtactatttgattgtggtgTCACTCATTCGTTTATATCTAAGAGGTTCATTGAGATCGCTATATCATTCACTATAATAAAATACAACCTGAtacaaatttattgttttatgcCTTGATAGCAATCTGTTATCAAGCAAACATAATTGCCTCTCGATTTGTTGATTTGTCAGGGTATATTCCAAGTCTGTTTTGTTATTTTAcgtgtaaaataaatattaaatgtcTTGCATCTTTGGCAGCGTAGATTATCAAGATGAGGTGGGATAAAACACATTGGCATTTGGCTGAAAGGTCTTGACCAAAAGAATGCCCATAGGGTTTGAAGGGAACTCGACTTTCTACTGTATCATAAGATGGCAAATAAGGAATTTCCACCAGACCTAATTTAAAAAGGCAGTACAAAAGAAACTAGTAAAAATACTCCTCCAACGGGTTTGCCAGATAATATCATACAGCCACAAATATTTTAGGGTTATCTGTGAAAGCAACGCGTGGAACAAGTAACACAAGTTTCGATTATTTCAATGTACACAACATAGGACTATTAGCACAAATTCATCTTGTGCCCAAATCTCCGGAAGTcgatttgaaatattattttcagttcGAAGATTATATAACCAATAAAAGGATATCTTCGCTGATACTGATTGTACTAAGCTAAGAAATGGACCAAACAAGTGGAAGTATCTGAACATAGCCTCAAATTCCACAGTCTTCAAGGAACAACACTGTTGGCAACAATGACGGCAGACAATCAAGACAAAGCACCGAAagataagaaaatatatttaagtCATAAAGTATGAGCTCACTACTAAATACCTTCGCATTTTCTCCAAACTCTTTCTTGAAAATCCCAATCGAACCAGGGCCACAAACATCACGAGTCATCAAAACATCCACATTGACCCACACATTATCACCCGGGCTCAACTGCATTTTCTCCGAAGCTCTTGCCAGTATTTTCTCAGTCATTGTCATCCCAGTCTTAACCTGAAAAGATGCAAAACCCAGACTCAAAAACCAACAATTCAACAAGAATCGTCGAAATCTCAACTTTATCTCAAAAATTGCGATTACCGCGCCAGTGGTGGCGGGCTTGCGCTCCGACTGCTGCGGTGCCATCACAGATACAATTTTCTTTGAAGCCCTTTTTTTGGAAGATTGAACAGAAAATGAAAACGAAGGCTGTGAACGGAAATACGAAATGCCCACATCTTTCTATGAAACACAGACAAACATGAGtggcaaaatatttaaaactctTCAGCAGACTGGAAGAAAGCtgataaaaaggttgcatttTTATGCAATTGCCGATGAAAAAAATTGTACGCATACATAGAATAAACACAGCACCTGATCTACGTGAAATGGGGACCGTGGTGTGATGGCAGAGGAAGTCATCTTCTTTATCGGATTTTTTTAGATTCGTTTGAACTGAAGAGGAGTGGGTAAGGTGGAATTTGGAAGGAAGAATACTACTCGTGTTTGCCTTCtatcattttttcttcttcaatatttGTTCTAATCTTGTGCCAGTGGCGGCTACGGCACATTGTTATATCCTTCCATGTCCAAATTAATGGAGCTTGGGTTGGCTACTTGGCGGGCATCGGTGTTCAATTTTTGTTGGTCGTGCTTGACCTTTGGGCCGTCCGGACGACTGAGGCCTGGTTGTGGATAAGGCCACCTCAAATAAAGATTGATGTCGGGCTGCGGCCGAGATTGAGCTTTGGTTGGCTGCTGTTCTCGGTTATGATTAGAAATTTCTTGACTTGTCCAGATGAACAAAATTaaagtaaatttcaaatttactataaattaacaaaataatttcaaaaatatttatgattgaTTTCAAATATACACGATATATGTGTCATTTGAAATCCATAATTCATTTACTTTTTCATATCAAATATATTACTTCGAATCAAATTTCTTATTAtaatagaaaatatttgaaCTAGACCTGACATGAAAATCAACACTGTAATTTTCTTCTTTCGTGCCTGAACGAGCCCCAATATCATTTCGAGTGTTGACTAGATTGACAGCCTCAAAAACGAGGAAAAAAtctgataaaatattttgcatataAAAGTCACATTTTCGAAAAAGAGCAATTTTCACGTGCGACCAGTCAAGTTGATTCATATTTGTCCTAAAAAATAGCATTTCTGACGTCCGATCGGGTCAAAGATCTGTCTgacaaaattgactcgtgagacGATCTTATAATATTTTTGTGTTCTAAAGGTACTGCACAAGGAATGAAGCAAGTTGTTTTCTTTTTAATAATAGCCAACGACGTGCACATGATGCGTACGTAAAATAATAGctattacatatatataatcatgATCGTTAATAGATCAATTTGATTCGTAAAATCTTTCTATAtttgtaaattattatttagaTAAAGATAAtgcaattatattaaatatatgatttatagatataatatgtgaatttttataataaattaaaatttataattataaataaattatatgagACGTGTTTCTTATCTAAATgactaatttatttttataaaaattaatttgtgTAGTAAAATCAACCACCAACCCTATGTATTGTATAGATACATGAACACAAAATGAAATCCCAACCTGTTTCTACAAAGTCAACTACTGcagaaagaaaaattaaattttatcacGGTGATATCTAAATATATATTAACAAGTCAACGCCACTTGTTTCTTTAATAACTACAATATTTTTTGACGtgtaataattacaatattgTTTATTCACACAAACTCATTAATCCAAGTAAACATATTCTTAAGGTTGTGTTCGATTAGAACAtcgaaaataatatattttatgggTCGAATCGATTCGAACAAAGAGTCATCTCAGAATCTCATAGTAGTTTTTGTCTATTACAAAAACCACTATGATTGTTTTTTATCATGTTACTGTTTAAATTGGATTTATAGAAGTaattttaattacaaaaatatgAAGTATTATTTTACAGAATACTGAGTGCACTTGGACACAATTtgctaaaaaataatttaagtggcatttttttaaaagaaaaaaaaaaacaaataaaccaGTCAAAAGCTAGAagcaaaaaaaacaaaaaaaacaaaaatgtggCTTTTATGTTTCTTTTTTCTCTTAAGTTTTTTTCTAAAAGCTATTTTCACAATTATGTCCTAGTCGACTTTTTATATAagagtttttattaaaaaattataaaataaatttgaaaaagaaaaaaaattataggtattttgagatttaaaaaacatatattaGATCGaactttaatatataatataagataATCATTTATATTATATGGTTGACAAGTTGTGGCATGTGAGCCGTTGACCACAAAGTTGACAAATAAATCACAGCTAAACTAGAAttagtaaatatcatatataGAAGCTCTGATTAGTTCCTGCTCGTTTTGTGCTCCAGAAAGCAAGAGATCTATAGAAAGAGAGAGTTATGGCGGCGGGGATGAAAGAACTTGCCAGAGCCTACTACGATAGAACGagtgaagaagaaaaaagcTTGGTGTATCAAGGGTTTGCAAAAATAGACACGAGCCGGGATGGAAGACTAAGCCTCCTTGAGTTTAAAAGATTGTTCAAACCAGGCCAATCATACGAAACTTTCTTCAGATTATTCGACGTAAATGGAGACGGATCCCTGGATTTTGACGAGTATTTAGCTATCTACTACTTCTCCGTAAAGCTCGGCATGTTTCTGGTTTGCAGTGTGTGCAGTTGCTTTCTACTGGGGCCATTCTTCTCGTGCTCGCTGTGCCTTGGAAAAGGCAACGATACATTTGACTTGTGCTGCGCTTGTTATAGAGGAGGACGAGTAGCCCACGAGCACTCCAAGGAGAATCTTCTGGATCATTACTCGTTGATCAAGCTGTTGATGAGACGAGCGACTGCCGATGCACAAAGGACGTTGTCTCCGGGGATGCAGACAGCCGATGCTGATGCAAAAAAATGCGAGGGGATTAAGGTACCGTGAAATTTGTCAAACTACCAGCTTAACACCTTCGTCTTTCTACACGGCAAATTTTGACCAAACCCATTtgtaatttttatatgttgactatctagaattttgatgattaattttatcatcaaaatcTGCTTTTAATGTTACTTGAACGATACAGTAAACATTGTATATTTGTTACCGATATTAAATGCAGAAAGAGATGGAAGAGCTACGAGAGATTGCGACGGCCCAATATCAAGCTGGGTCTCCAGAAGATCAGGCACTGGCACATCAGTTCTTTCAATCTCTCGATACTAACGGAGATCGCAAGGTCAATCTTTCAGAGTTCTTGGCATTCACAAGTCGTCAAGGCTACTCACGACTCGGCAATCCGAATTTCTTTAACTATCTTGACAAAAACGGGAATGGTACACTAGACTTCTGGGAGGTGTTGACAATGTATTACATTATCAAAAGTAGACGACCTTTCTGTGACTCGTGTGGCAACTTTATACCGGGGATGTTCTTTTCATGCGTCGAATGCTTCAAGAAAGGCGAAAACACGTTCGACCTATGCCGCGACTGTTATAAATCCATGAAACGGAATCACAGTCACGGTGGTTCCCCTCGGTTTTTGGACAACTACACGTTGCTAATGGCTCAAAAGGTTTCGCCATCAGGCTAAAGGGAGAAGTCGAAAATGTTGTATTAACCTCAAAATCACACTatctttgaatatgaattatttGGATTTCTCATTTTGATTGACATAGTTGTCGTTCATTGCTGCATTACACCAACTACTGATGTTAAGATACGTTGTCAAACTCTTGCTAACATTTTATGAGAGTCGCAAGATGTTTACAAAAACATCTTGTAGGACGTCACATCGGTTGTTCCTTCACACAATTTTCCGGGTTTCAAGAAATAAGCTGCGTTGAATTCAATATACCTCAAAATTATGGCTGCTAGTGACTGCCATAAAATTTTCAAGTAATGACAACACAATCCCTTTAAGTTCTCAATCAAATGGTAAGAAGGGTATTGGGCTTGTTACTGTCATAACTTGGTTATAAAAGGAGAACTTTTG
This window contains:
- the LOC142518675 gene encoding uncharacterized protein LOC142518675 codes for the protein MAAGMKELARAYYDRTSEEEKSLVYQGFAKIDTSRDGRLSLLEFKRLFKPGQSYETFFRLFDVNGDGSLDFDEYLAIYYFSVKLGMFLVCSVCSCFLLGPFFSCSLCLGKGNDTFDLCCACYRGGRVAHEHSKENLLDHYSLIKLLMRRATADAQRTLSPGMQTADADAKKCEGIKKEMEELREIATAQYQAGSPEDQALAHQFFQSLDTNGDRKVNLSEFLAFTSRQGYSRLGNPNFFNYLDKNGNGTLDFWEVLTMYYIIKSRRPFCDSCGNFIPGMFFSCVECFKKGENTFDLCRDCYKSMKRNHSHGGSPRFLDNYTLLMAQKVSPSG
- the LOC142518106 gene encoding LOW QUALITY PROTEIN: 3-isopropylmalate dehydratase large subunit, chloroplastic-like (The sequence of the model RefSeq protein was modified relative to this genomic sequence to represent the inferred CDS: deleted 1 base in 1 codon): MTSSAITPRSPFHVDQKDVGISYFRSQPSFSFSVQSSKKRASKKIVSVMAPQQSERKPATTGAVKTGMTMTEKILARASEKMQLSPGDNVWVNVDVLMTRDVCGPGSIGIFKKEFGENAKVWDREKIVIIPDHYIFTADDRANRNVDILRDFCNEQDIKYFYDIKDLGNFKANPDYKGVCHVALAQEGHCRPGEVLLGTDSHTCTAGAFGQFSTGIGNTDAGFVLGTGKLLLKVPPTLRFVMDGEMPDYLLAKDLILQIIGEISVAGATYKAMEFLGSTVESLTMEERMTLCNMVVEAGGKNGVVPADSTTDKYLQDKTSIPYEPVYSDGQARFLSEYRFDISKLEPVVAKPHSPDNRALARECKDVKIDRVYIGSCTGGKTEDFMAAAKVFLASGKKVKVPTFLVPATQKVWMDVYSLPVPGSGGKTCSQIFEEAGCDTPTSPSCGACLGGPKDTYARMNEPKVCVSTTNRNFPGRMGHKGQIYLASPYTAAASALTGFVTDPREFLQ